In Neovison vison isolate M4711 chromosome 14, ASM_NN_V1, whole genome shotgun sequence, the following proteins share a genomic window:
- the ARPC1B gene encoding actin-related protein 2/3 complex subunit 1B: protein MAYHSFLVEPISCHAWNKDRTQIAICPNNHEVHIYEKSGAKWAKVHELKEHNGQVTGIDWAPESNRIVTCGTDRNAYVWTLKGRTWKPTLVILRINRAARCVRWAPQENKFAVGSGSRVISICYFEQENDWWVCKHIKKPIRSTVLSLDWHPNNVLLAAGSCDFKCRIFSAYIKEVEERPAPTPWGSKMPFGELMFESSSSCGWVHGVCFSASGSRVAWVSHDSTVCLADADKKMAVATLASETLPLLALTFITDNSLVAAGHDCFPVLFTYDGTTGTLSFGGRLDVPKQSSQRGLTARERFQNLDKKASSDGSVASGAGLDSLHKNSVSQISVLSGGKAKCSQFCTTGMDGGMSIWDVKSLESALKDLKIK from the exons ATGGCGTACCACAGCTTCCTGGTGGAGCCCATCAGCTGCCATGCCTGGAACAAGGACCGCACCC AGATTGCCATCTGCCCCAACAACCACGAGGTGCACATCTATGAGAAGAGCGGGGCCAAGTGGGCCAAGGTGCACGAGCTCAAGGAGCACAATGGGCAGGTGACAG GCATCGACTGGGCCCCTGAGAGTAACCGCATCGTGACCTGCGGCACAGACCGCAATGCCTACGTGTGGACGCTGAAGGGCCGCACGTGGAAGCCCACACTCGTCATCCTGCGGATCAACCGCGCTGCTCGCTGTGTGCGCTGGGCGCCCCAGGAGAACAAGTTTGCTGTGGGTAGTGGCTCCCGTGTCATCTCTATCTGCTATTTTGAGCAGGAAAATGACTG GTGGGTTTGCAAGCACATCAAGAAGCCCATTCGCTCCACGGTGCTCAGCCTGGACTGGCACCCCAACAATGTGCTGCTGGCCGCGGGCTCCTGTGACTTCAAGTGCAG GATCTTCTCGGCCTACATCAAGGAGGTGGAGGAACGGCCAGCACCCACCCCATGGGGCTCCAAGATGCCCTTCGGGGAGCTGATGTTTGAGTCCAGCAGTAGCTGTGGCTGGGTGCACGGCGTCTGCTTTTCCGCCAGCGGCAGCCGCGTGGCCTGGGTCAGCCACGACAGCACTGTGTGCCTGGCTGACGCCGACAAGAAAATGGC agtcGCGACTCTGGCCTCTGAAACGCTGCCGCtgctggccctgaccttcatcaCAGACAACAGTCTGGTGGCAgcg GGCCACGACTGCTTCCCGGTGCTGTTTACCTACGATGGCACTACAGGGACTCTGAGCTTCGGCGGGCGGCTGGACGTGCCCAAGCAGAGCTCGCAGCGTGGCCTGACGGCCCGAGAGCGCTTCCAGAACCTGGACAAGAAGGCGAGCTCAGATGGCAGCGTGGCCTCCGGTGCTGGCCTGGACTCGCTGCACAAGAACAGTGTGAG CCAGATCTCGGTGCTCAGCGGGGGGAAGGCCAAGTGCTCCCAGTTCTGCACCACGGGAATGGATGGCGGCATGAGCATCTGGGACGTGAAG AGCCTGGAATCAGCCTTGAAGGACCTCAAGATCAAATGA